ACCGCGCCGCCTTGGAAATGAATTCTTATTCCAGGAGCTTGCCGGACAAAACATCGCCGAATTCGAAAAGCATGAAATCAAGAAAATTGTCACGATCGATCCGCATGCGTACAACATTTTTAAAAATGAGTATCCGGACTTCGGTCTGGAAGCGGAAGTATATCACCATACAGAACTTCTGCATCAGCTCGTACAAGAAGGACGCTTGAAGCCGCAATACGAAGTGAACGAAACGATCACTTTCCACGACTCCTGTTACCTTGGCCGATACAACGAAGTGTACGATCCACCGCGTGAGATCTTGAAATCCATTTCCGGCGTGAAGTTGGTCGAGATTGAACGTAACCGTGAAAAAGGCATGTGCTGTGGAGCGGGTGGAGGACTCATGTGGATGGAAGAAGACGCTGGACACCGCGTCAACGTCTCCCGTACCGAGCAGGCACTGGCTGTCAGTCCGTCGGTCATCAGCTCTGGCTGTCCATACTGCCTGACGATGCTGTCGGATGGTACGAAAGCGAAGGAAGTGGAAGAAACGGTTTCTACTCTCGACGTAGCAGAAATCCTTGAAAAAGCCGTTTGTGGCGATCTGAAGGACGAACCGGCTGCATCTTAAAAAGAATATTATCCTTTAGATAATGAATGGAACACCAGTTCATGAAAACAAACAGGAGTGAAACAAAATAGTCTCTATTGCGTTTCGCTCCTATTGTTTTTCTACAATAATAAATTTGATGGAAGAATAAAAACATTCTAAAAATTGGGTGCGTTCGCACTCGAAATGAAGTACAATAAAGGTATATGGGGGACAAAATTTGTCCCTTCTCTTATGAGGATTAGTTGAGCGAGCGTTCAGTCGAAAGTCGATCAAATTTTTTTAAGGTAAATTGAAAGCGGATACAAATTGACGGATAAAACCATATAAAGGAGAGCGATGGAGATGGGGAAAACGGTTATTCTAGACGGAGCAAGAACGCCTTTTGGTAAATTCGGGGGAAGCCTCAGCAGTTTTACAGCTTCAGAGCTTGGCGGTTTCGCTGTGAAGGAAGCCTTGAAACGGGCCGGCGTAAACGGGGAAGAAGTCGAAGAAGTCATCCTCGGATCTGTTTTACAAGGGGGACAGGGGCAAATCCCTTCCCGTCAGGCATCGCGCCACGCGGGCTTACCTTGGAATGTCAAAACGGAAACGATCAATAAAGTCTGTGCATCCGGAATGCGCAGCGTCACACTGGGAGACCAGATCATCCGTGCAGGCGACGGCGAAGTGATCGTGGCTGGTGGAATGGAATCCATGTCGAACGCCCCTTACATCCTGCCGAAAGCACGCTGGGGATTCAAGATGGGAGATTCACAGGTAAAAGACCTGATGGTTCACGACGGCTTGACGTGCAGCTTCAACAACGTCCACATGGGAACGTACGGTAATGAAACAGCGAAGGAATTTGAACTATCAAGAGAAGATCAGGACGAATGGGCACTCAGAAGCCATCAAAGAGCCGTAAAAGCGACTGAAGAGGGAGTACTCGGTGAAGAAATCGTCGCCGTTGAGGTTCCGCAGCGCAAAGGAGATCCGGTTGTCGTCGCTAAAGATGAAGCACCAAGGAAAGAAACATCCATCGAAGCACTGGCTAAATTAGGACCGGTCTTCGGATCAGAAGGAACGATCACAGCCGGGAACGCTCCAGGGGTCAACGACGGAGCGGCTGCCATGGTCCTCATGAGCGAAGAAAGAGCGGTGAAAGAAGGGAAGCAACCATTAGCGACGATCCTTGGGCATACGGCCATCGCCGTTGAGGCAAAGGACTTCCCGCAAACACCAGGGCTTGTGATCAACGAGCTTCTCAAGAAAACAGGCAAATCCCTTGAAGAAATCGATCTTTTTGAAATAAATGAAGCGTTCGCAGCGGTTGCATTGACAAGCGGAAAAATCGCCGGATTGAATTCTGAAAAAGTCAATGTGAACGGTGGAGCGGTCGCCCTTGGTCATCCGATCGGAGCAAGCGGGGCACGCATCATTCTGACACTCGCATACGAACTGAAACGCCGCGGAGGAGGAATCGGGATTGCCTCGATCTGCAGTGGAGGCGGTCAAGGGGATGCGATCATGATTGAGGTGGCGAAGCAGTAGGGTGAGTTGTTGTACCAGTATACACCTGAGTTCAGCTGCTGAATTTTCGAAGAAAATCAGCAGCTGACCCACAAAAAAACCAACTAGATTACTAGTCTCATATAACAAAGGGGAGAACAAAATGAACATCAAAAATGTAATGGTCATCGGCGCCGGACAAATGGGCTCGGGGATCGCCCAGGTATGTGCACAGGCAGGATTCAACGTATACCTGAACGATTTGAAAGAAGAGTTTGTCCAAAAGGGAATGGGAGTCATCGCGAAGAATCTGACGCGTTCCGTTGAAAAAGGAAGAATGTCTGAAGAAGATAAAACAGCGACAGTGAATCGTTTGACGGCTTCAACGGATATCGAGGACGCCAAGAAGGTGGATCTTGTCATTGAAGCGGCAGTGGAAAATATGGAAATCAAAACGAAGATTTTTGCTCAGCTGGATGAGATCACGCCGGAGCATACCATCCTGGCTTCTAACACGTCTTCACTTCCGATCACGGAAATTGCGGCAGCGACGAAGCGGCCAAAACAAGTGATCGGTATGCACTTCATGAATCCGGTACCGGTGATGAAATTGGTTGAGATCATACGTGGGCTTGCGACAACAGATGAAGTGTATCAAGTGATTGAAGATATGACAAAGTCACTTAACAAAGTGCCGGTAGAGGTAGAGGATTTCCCGGGATTCGTTTCAAACCGCATCCTGATGCCGATGATCAATGAAGCGATCTACACCCTTTATGAAGGGGTGGCGAGCAAAGAGGCCATCGATGAAGTGATGAAGCTCGGGATGAATCACCCGATGGGACCTCTGACCCTGGCTGACTTCATCGGACTCGATACATGCCTCTATATAATGGAAACCCTGCACGAAGGCTTCGGTGACGATAAATACCGTCCATGTCCTCTATTGAGGAAATATGTGAAAGCAGGCTGGCTGGGTAAGAAAACGGGCCGCGGCTTCTATTCGTACGAGTGATTACGACGAACATCAGGGAGGAAACAGTCATGGAGTTACGATTCACGGAAGAGCAGCAGATGATGAGAAAGATGGTCCGGGATTTTGCCGAAACAGAAATCCAGCCGTTCATCGAGAAGATGGAAGCGGGAGAGTTTCCGAGAGATATTTTAAAAAAGATGGCTGAGCTTGGTTTGATGGGGATTACGATCCCTGAGAAGTACGGCGGATCTGAGATGGATTTCACTTCTTATATCATTGCGATTCACGAGCTGTCTAAAGTAAGCGCCACCATCGGGGTCATTTTGTCGGTTCATACGTCGGTAGGCACGAACCCGATCCTTTACTTTGGAAACGAAGAACAAAAACAAAAATATCTTCCAAAGCTTGCAACGGGTGAGTATTTAGGTGCCTTCTGCCTGACGGAGCCGAGTGCAGGATCCGATGCGAAGAGTCTCAAATCCCGGGCCGAAAAGCGTGGTGACCACTATGTGGTGAACGGATCGAAAGTCTTCATCACCAATGGTGGGGAAGCCGATACGTATATTGTATTTGCGACGACGGATTCGACGAAGGGGAGCCGCGGGGTATCGGCCTTCATCGTCGAGAAGGATACACCTGGTCTTGTGATCGGGAAAGATGAACATAAAATGGGGCTGCACGGTTCCCGGACCGTCCAGCTGACGTTTGAAGATATGAAAGTCCCTGCTGAAAACCTTCTCGGTGAAGAAGGGGAAGGCTTCAAGATCGCCATGGCGAACCTGGACGTCGGCCGGATCGGAATTGCCGCGCAGGCGCTGGGAATCGCAGAAGCGGCTTTCGATTACTCAACGGCTTATGCAAAAGAACGGGTGCAATTCGGCAAGCCGATCGCCGCCCAGCAGGGAATCGGCTTTAAGCTTGCCGATATGGCGACGGCGGTTGAGGGCTCGAAGCTTCTTGTGTACCGGGCGGCTAATCTTCGCTCCAGCAACATCTCCTGTGGGAAAGAAGCGAGTATGGCTAAGCTGTTTGCTTCGAAAACAGCCGTCGAAGTGTCGACGGAAGCGATTCAGGTTTATGGCGGATATGGGTATACGAAGGAGTATCCGGTGGAGAGGTTGTTCCGTGATGCGAAGGTGACGGAAATTTATGAGGGTACTAGTGAGATTCAGCGGATGGTGATTGGGAAGCATTTGTTGGTGTAGTGGGCTGAGTAATTAGAGCTGTTTGAAGGGTGTTTCGGGCATATATTCTTAGCGTGTCAGGCACCTGATATATAATTTGATGTTTCGTGGAGTAAAGGGGTTTGTGGCATAGCTTGTCTCTTGAGGGTGCCAGACCCGGTATGTAGTAGATATGAGGAGGAGTTTGAGATGAATTTTAAATTGTCGGAAGAGCATGAAATGATACGTAAGATGGTGCGTGATTTTGCGCGGAATGAGGTGGCTCCTACTGCTGCTGAGCGTGATGAGGAAGAGCGTTTTGATATGGATTTATTCAAGAAGATGGCGGAGCTTGGCTTGACGGGGATTCCTTGGCCGGAAGAGTACGGCGGGATCGGCAGCGACTATCTGGCGTATTGTATCGCTGTTGAAGAACTATCAAGAGTGTGTGCGTCTACAGGTGTTACCCTGTCTGCCCATACTTCGTTAGCGGGTTGGCCTGTTTATAAATTTGGTACGGAAGAGCAGAAACAGAAATACCTTCGTCCGATGGCGCAGGGTGAAAAGATCGGGGCTTACGGCTTGACTGAGCCGGGCTCGGGATCTGACGCAGGCGGCATGAAGACGACGGCCCGCTTAGAAGGAGATCACTACGTACTGAACGGCTCTAAAATTTTCATCACAAACGGTGGAATCGCGGATACGTATATCGTATTTGCCTTGACGGATCCATCACAGCGCCAGCGTGGAACGAGTGCCTTCATCGTAGAAGCAGACTTCGAAGGATTCTCCGTTGGGAAAAAAGAGAAGAAGCTTGGAATCCGTTCGTCTCCAACGACTGAGATTGTATTTGAAGACTGTAAGGTACCGAAAGAAAACATGCTTGGAAACGAAGGCGATGGCTTCAAGATTGCCATGATGACCCTTGATGGCGGCCGTAACGGGATTGCCGCTCAAGCAGTCGGGATTGCCCAGGGAGCTCTTGATGCCTCCGTTGATTATGCAAAAGAACGTGAGCAGTTCGGTAAACCGATCGCGGCAAACCAAGGGATTTCATTCAAGATCGCTGATATGGCAACATCCATCGAAGCTTCCCGTCTATTAACCTATCAAGCTGCGTGGCTTGAGTCTGAAGGTCTTCCATACGGAAAAGAATCGGCGATGTCGAAGCTGATGGCCGGTGATACAGCGATGAAAGTGACGACGGAAGCGGTTCAGATCTTTGGTGGATATGGTTATACGAAGGATTATCCTGTTGAGCGCTATATGCGTGATGCGAAGATCACTCAGATTTATGAGGGGACGCAGGAGATTCAGAGATTGGTTATTTCGCGGATGGTGACGAAGTAGGATAGCTGGGTTAAGAGAGATAGAGGGGTATCTGCTTTGTTGGGGGATGAAGCAGGTGCTGTGGAATTAGGGGTCAATGGGAGAATCGGAATATAAAGGCGGTCGGTTGTTTTGAATAAGAAGAGGGAAGTTCATGCTTCGGTTAAGGATGAGCGTTTGGTGGAAAAACGGCGTGATCAGATGATTCGCGGGGCCGTCTCTCTGTTTAAACAAAAGGGGTTTCACCGCACCACGACCAGAGAGATTGCAAAGGCCGCCGGATTCAGTATCGGAACGCTGTATGAATATATACGAACAAAGGAAGATGTCCTGTATTTAGTGTGTGACAGTATTTATGAGCAGGTTCGATTGGAGCTTGAGGAGCTGGATGTCGGTAAAGGAACGATTGAGAGCTTGAGGCTAGGCATCGCCCATTATTTCAAGGTGATGGACCGGATGCAGGATGAAGTGCTTGTCATGTATCAGGAAGCGAAATCCCTGTCTAAGGATGCTTTACCCTATGTCCTTCGCAAGGAACTTGAAATGGTCGGGATGGTGGAAGACCTGATCAAAGGTTGCGTGGAAAGCGGAAAGCTTGGGCTTGATGAAAATCAGTGCCATATGCTGGCTCAAAATGTATTCGTCCAGGGACAGATGTGGGGATTCCGTCGCTGGGCCATGCAGAAACGTTTTACACTCGAGGAATACATTGATCTTCAAATCGAATTGCTTTTTGCAGGGATCATAGGATTTGAAAAACAAGGGAGAACAGGGGGAGTAATATGAGCACGGTTGAGATTTATAAACCAAAGCACCATGTTCGTTTTGTCACGGCATCGAGCCTGTTTGACGGACATGATGCGTCGATCAACATAATGCGTCGGATTATCCAGGCAAGTGGGGCAGAAGTCATCCACTTGGGCCATAACCGTTCTGTAGAGGAAGTCGTCAATGCCGCTATTCAGGAAGATGTTCAGGGGATTGCGATTTCATCCTATCAGGGTGGACACGTGGAATACTTTAAATATATGTACGACCTTTTAAAAGAAAGAGGGGCTTCCCATATCCGCATTTATGGCGGAGGCGGCGGAGTGATCATCCCGCGTGAAATCAAGGAACTTCACGAATACGGGATCGCCCGCATCTTCTCACCTGAAGACGGACGGACTCAGGGTCTTCAAGGCATGATCAATAAGATGATCGAGGAATGCGATTTTCCTACCATCAAGGGAAGCGTGAATCAGGAAGTCGAGAAGCTTTCAACCGGAGATGTGAATACGGTATCGAAGCTGATCTCACTTGCGGAATATCAAGTCGGCGCCAATGAAGAAGTGGCAGCGACAGCCCAGACCGTTTTTTCTGAAATCAAGAGTTTGGCGAAAAAAGCGCCTGTCCTTGGAATCACGGGAACCGGTGGAGCGGGGAAGAGTTCCTTGACGGATGAACTGATCCGTCGTTTCATCAATGAACTTCCTGAAAAGAAGATTGCGATTCTATCCATCGATCCAACGAAACAAAAAACGGGTGGAGCCCTACTTGGGGACCGGATCCGCATGAATGCGATCTTCAATCCGCGTGTTTACATGCGAAGCCTTGCCACACGTGGTTCGAAGACGGAACTTTCATTGGCCATCAAGGACGCGATCAATGTCGTGAAAGCGGCAGGATATGACCTGATTGTCGTGGAAACGAGCGGAATCGGGCAGGGGGATGCGGAAATCGCCGAGATCTGTGATATGTCTATGTACGTCATGACGAGTGAGTTCGGTGCACCGTCCCAGCTGGAGAAAATCGATATGATCGACTATGCCGATCTTATCGTCATCAATAAGTTCGAGCGCAAAGGCTCTGAGGATGCGAGACGCCAGGTACAGAAGCAGTACCAGCGCAGTCATATGCTGTTTGATAAAGATCTGGATGACATGCCTGTGTACGGTACGATTGCCAGCCAGTTCAATGATCCGGGCACAAATGCTTTATTTGCAGCCATCATTGAAACGGTGAACAAGAAGATGGAGCTCGAGTGGAAAACAAGCTTCTCCAAAGACGTCGATGTTGAAAAGCAAAACGTCATCATTCCAAACAATCGCCGTTATTATCTCCGTGAAATTGCGGAAACGGTCCGCAATTATCATAAAAAAGCAGAAGAGCAGGTAAACCTGGCACGCCGTTTGTTCCAGCTTGAAGGGGCAATCGAAGCGGTCAATGAAAAAGAAACGAATGACGGGGTCGTAACGTCCCTTCAAACGTTGAAAGAAGAAGTCGAAAACAAACTGACATCAGAATCGAAACAGATTTTACAAAAATGGGATAACCTCAAAGAAACGTACAGCAAGGATCAATTCATCACAAAGATCCGCGATAATGAGATTGTCACTGAATTAAAGACAAAGAGCTTATCCGGACTCGATATCCCGAAGGTGTCCCTTCCGAAATACAAAGACTACGGTCAAATCTTGGATTGGGTCTATAAAGAGAATGTTCCGGGATCATTCCCTTATACAGCAGGAGTGTTCCCTTTCAAACGAAAAGGGGAAGATCCGAAGCGTCAGTTCGCCGGTGAAGGAACGCCTGAACGGACGAACCGCCGTTTCCACTACCTGTCGAAAGATGATGATGCGAAACGCCTGAGTACGGCTTTTGATTCTGTGACTTTATATGGGGAAGATCCGGATCACCGTCCTGACATTTACGGAAAAGTCGGGGAGAGCGGTGTGAGCATCTGTACGCTGGAAGATATGAAGAAGCTGTATGCCGGGTTTGACTTGTGTGCTCCTTCCACATCCGTGTCCATGACGATCAATGGTCCTGCACCGATCATCCTTGCCATGTATATGAACACGGCGATCGATCAGCAGATCCGCATGAAGGAAGAAGAACTCGGCCGCGTGTTGACGGTGGAAGAGTATGTGGAAGTGAAGGAACAGACCCTTCAAGTCGTCCGCGGAACGGTTCAGGCAGATATTTTAAAAGAAGATCAGGGTCAGAATACGTGTATCTTCTCAACTGAATTCGCCCTGCGCATGATGGGGGATATCCAGCAGTATTTCATCGATCACAAAGTACGGAACTATTACTCTGTATCGATTTCCGGCTATCACATCGCGGAAGCGGGAGCGAATCCGATTTCCCAGCTTGCCTTCACGTTGGCGAACGGTTTCACGTACGTGGAATACTATTTAAGCCGTGGGATGGATATCAATGCCTTTGCGCCAAACCTATCATTCTTCTTCTCGAACGGCCTCGACCCTGAGTATACGGTGATCGGACGTGTCGCACGACGCATCTGGTCGACGGTGATGAGGGATAAATACGGGGCGAATGAACGCAGTCAGAAACTGAAATATCACATCCAGACATCAGGTCGTTCCCTGCATGCCCAGGAAATCGACTTCAATGATATCCGTACGACGCTCCAGGCGTTGATGGCTCTGCAGGACAACTGTAATTCCCTGCATACGAACGCTTATGATGAAGCGATCACGACACCGACGGAGGAATCCGTGCGCCGTGCCATGGCGATCCAGATGATCATCACGAAAGAACACGGATTATCGAAAAATGAAAATCCGCTTCAAGGATCGTTCATCGTAGAAGAGCTGACGGATCTCGTGGAAGAAATGGTCCTCACGGAATTCGACCGCTTAAATGACCGCGGCGGCGTACTCGGATCGATGGAAACCCAGTATCAACGCGGCAAGATCCAAGAGGAATCCATGTTCTACGAAATGAAGAAGCATTCAGGTGAGCTTCCGATCGTGGGAGTGAACACGTACCTGAATCCGAATCCACCATCTGAAGAAGACATGGACAGCATGGAACTGGCACGTGCCACAAAAGAAGAAAAAGAAACACAAATCCATAATCTGCGGGACTTCCAATCACAACACAAAGACGAAACCGAAGAAGCCCTCACCCGCCTGAAACAGGCAGCGGTCGGCGGAGGAAACATCTTCGAACAACTCATGGAAACCGTGAAAGTCGCAAGCCTCGGCCAAATCACACGCGCCCTCTACGAAGTAGGCGGCCAATACCGACGCAACATGTAACAACGAAAAGGAAAATGAGACTACTGTACAAATGCAGTGGTCTCTTTTTTACAAATGGCTTATATTTGATGGTCAGTATGCATAGTATGAATGATGGTGGCATTAAGCTTTTTGGGTCGCGTTTCTCTCATAAAAAATTAAAAAGAAACCACAACAAGTTTAAAAACCCGCCAAACCGTCTATCCTTTATACGAAATCAACCAACTTTTAACATGAACTTAATACTTATAGGGTAAGATATCCTATATAATAAGAATTATCAGACAAGTGAACGGGGAAGTACGATACATACGTTTGGATGTGAGACTGTGAAGACCATTTTACGCTGCATACTATTCATCATCACCATATACGCCGCCATCCTTTTATATCAATTTCAACTCGGTGCCATCCCTTTTTTCCTGCTCTCTTTTTATCTATTTTATGAAGCGTTCCGGGTGATCAAAAACGGTCAGAAAGAAGAGAAGTTAGGAAATGGCAGGCCTTCCTGAAATCAAATGCGAAAAAAATGCGGGAAATACGAGATATGTCTGGCATAAAGTGATTTATATTGTTTATAATGTTGAATATGGTTAAAATTGATAATGGAGAATTTTTGCCCTTTTTTACTCTACTTAGTAGAGTGTGAAATAGAGAAAGGAAGTGCGTAAAGTGAGTCTTAAGCAATTATCCAAAGAAGAATTGCGTCAAACATCATTCATTGAATTGGCACATGAAATTTTAGTAGAGAAAAAGCAAGCGATGGCATTTGAAGAGATCGTTAGCGAAATCAAAGGTTTGCTTGAAATCTCTGATAAAGAGGTTAAGAGCCGTTTACTTCAATTCTACACGGACTTGAATATCGACGGACGTTACATCGCCATGGGGGATAACCGTTGGGGATTAAGAGAATGGTACCCGGTTGATCAAATCGAGGAAGAGACCGTTCCAACGATGAAATCCAGCAAAAAGAAAAAGGCGAAGAAGAAAGACGAAGATCTGGATCTGGATGATTTCGATGATCTGGATGATGAAGATCTGGATTATGATGATCTTGATGATGCGGACGATGATGATGATCTTACGGATGACGACGACGATGTCGATGTGGATGATGCAGACGAGGATCTGGATCTTGATGACGACGAGGAAGAGCTCGAGATCGATGAATTCGACGATGTCGACGATGAAGATGAAGACGAAGAAGATGAATTGGAAGAAGAGGAAGAGAAATAATCTCTCCCGAATCAGTATGGCTCCCGCCAGGCTTTTGGGCCTTTTGGGGGCCTTTTGATTTGCGTGAAATGAGTGAAAATTCTATCCCTTATTCTATGCTTGACTTCTACCTCTTAGGAAGGTAGTATTTTATTTGGGCTCCCTAAAAAGGGACAGATCACGTATATCACGCTCCCCTTACAAGATTGTAAGCGGGGCGTTTTTTGTTTTTATAAGAAGAATGCATTGACATGAACGGGTTGTTGCCAACCTTTCATAAGTGGAGGATCGATTCTTTCAAGACCCCTTCCATTTTTATGTATCTTGATCATAAGAGGCTGTCTTAAAGCTTGAGTATGCAGGTGAATTTATTTTAAGAGAATGGACTTGTCCTTCTTTGAACAAGATAAATTCATGACATACCTACAATAGACACCCTCTACTTTTTTTGAACCAAACTTACTTTGAAGGGGGACATATACATGACTAAGTATATTTTTGTAACAGGCGGCGTAGTGTCGTCACTAGGGAAAGGGATCACAGCAGCGTCCCTTGGAAGACTATTGAAAAACCGTGGAGTGAGCGTCACGATCCAGAAGTTCGATCCATACATCAACGTGGATCCGGGAACGATGAGTCCTTATCAGCACGGTGAAGTATTCGTAACCGATGATGGTGCTGAGACGGATCTGGACCTTGGCCACTACGAGCGTTTCGTTGACATCAACCTGACGAAATACAGCTCTGTGACAACGGGTAAAATCTATTCTACTGTTCTGAAAAAAGAGCGCCGCGGGGATTATCTTGGCGGGACTGTGCAAGTCATCCCGCATATCACAAATGAAATCAAAGAGCGCGTGTACCGTGCCGGCCGCGAAACGAATTCCGATGTCGTGATCACGGAAATCGGTGGAACGGTCGGGGATATCGAATCCCTTCCATTCCTTGAAGCGATCCGCCAGATCAAGAGTGATGTCGGCCGTGACAACGTGATGTACATTCACTGTACGCTGATTCCTTATATCAAAGCGGCGGGCGAAATGAAGACGAAACCGACCCAGCACAGTGTAAAAGAGCTTCGCAGTCTCGGGATCCAGCCAAATGTCATCGTCGTACGTACCGAAATGCCGATGACCCAGGATATGAAAGACAAGATCGCGTTATTCTGTGATATCGATAAACATGCCGTAATCGAAGCGATGGATGCAGATACGCTTTACTCAGTACCACTTGCCCTTCAGGATCAGAAGCTCGATGAAATCACGTGTCAGCACTTGAAGTTGAACTGCCATGAAGCAGACATGACCGAGTGGAATGAGCTGGTTGACCGGGTGAAAAACCTTTCCCGCAAAACAAGGATCGCCCTTGTCGGGAAGTATGTTGAATTACAGGATGCTTATATTTCTGTAGTCGAAGCCCTTCGTCATGCAGGATATCATTTCGACAGCGACATTGAAGTGAGATGGTTGAACTCTGAGCTTGTCGACAACGAAAATGTGGCAGAGAAGCTTGCTGACGTGGATGGAATCCTTGTACCAGGCGGCTTCGGTGACCGCGGTGTCGAAGGAAAGATCGCTGCGACGCAATATGCCCGTGAAAACAAGATTCCTTTCCTTGGAATCTGCCTTGGTATGCAGCTGGCATCTGTTGAATATGCGCGTAATGTCCTTGGACTTGAAGGAGCACACTCGGCTGAGCTGAATCCTGAAACGCCATATCCGGTCATCGACCTTTTACCGGAACAAAAGGATATCGAAGACCTTGGCGGGACCCTTCGTCTCGGACTATACCCATGTAAGCTGACAAAAGGTTCAAAAGCCTATGCAGCCTACGACGGGGAAGTCGTATACGAACGTCACCGTCACCGTTTCGAATTCAACAATCACTACCGAGAGCAAATGGAAAAAGCCGGCTTCATCTTCTCAGGCACAAGCCCGGATGGCCGTCTTGTGGAAATCATCGAGCTGAGCGACCACCCATGGTTCGTCGCATCTCAATTCCACCCGGAATTCACATCACGCCCGACACGCCCGCAGCCTCTATTCAGAGACTTTGTGGAAGCGTCCCTTGCGTATGGTGAGAAATAAGATTTGAATGATAGAGCCCTCCCGGTTTGGGAGGGCTTTTTTATATTGTTGGGTGATCATTTCCGGAGACCCGCCACAGAATTTTTTTAAAAAAGAATATTGACAATATTTCCACATATCGTTAATATAGCGATTATAGCAAAAGCGAACACAACCAATTTCATATTCTCTTATAAAGAGTTGGCAGAGGGACTGGCCCGATGACGCCCGGCAACCTACCGTTTTACGACGGAAAGGTGCTAAGACCTGCAGGAAGCATTTCCTGAGTGATAAGAGCACGTTTATTTATACATAAACCTCTTTTCTCTTGGGAAAAGAGGTTTTTTTATTGAAAAAAATAGAGGGGAACACCCTCGGGAGGAGAAAAGAAAGATGAAAAAAACGGCATCATTACTCGTATTAATCGCACTACTTTTCAGTTTGGCGGCTTGTCAGCCAAAGGTATCACAGGAGGCGGAAGCAGACGGTGGGGAAGCGACTTCCGATCATCCGTTAGCCAATAAAAAAATCGCCCTTATTATGCAAATCAATCTCGGGACATTTTCCGCTCAATACATAGAAGGGGTCAAGGAACAGGTGGAAAAGTTCGGGGGGAAGGTTCAAGTGTTCACTTCGGAAGGGGACCTGGCCAAAATGTCCTCTAACCTGGACGCGGCGATCAACCAGAAATTTGATGGCATTCTGATCGACCATGGAACGAAAGAAGCACTGCAATCAGGGGTGGAAAAGGCGAAAGAACAAAATATTCCGGTTGTTGTATTCGATGCGGATGTGGC
The DNA window shown above is from Rossellomorea vietnamensis and carries:
- a CDS encoding acyl-CoA dehydrogenase; this translates as MNFKLSEEHEMIRKMVRDFARNEVAPTAAERDEEERFDMDLFKKMAELGLTGIPWPEEYGGIGSDYLAYCIAVEELSRVCASTGVTLSAHTSLAGWPVYKFGTEEQKQKYLRPMAQGEKIGAYGLTEPGSGSDAGGMKTTARLEGDHYVLNGSKIFITNGGIADTYIVFALTDPSQRQRGTSAFIVEADFEGFSVGKKEKKLGIRSSPTTEIVFEDCKVPKENMLGNEGDGFKIAMMTLDGGRNGIAAQAVGIAQGALDASVDYAKEREQFGKPIAANQGISFKIADMATSIEASRLLTYQAAWLESEGLPYGKESAMSKLMAGDTAMKVTTEAVQIFGGYGYTKDYPVERYMRDAKITQIYEGTQEIQRLVISRMVTK
- a CDS encoding 3-hydroxybutyryl-CoA dehydrogenase, whose amino-acid sequence is MNIKNVMVIGAGQMGSGIAQVCAQAGFNVYLNDLKEEFVQKGMGVIAKNLTRSVEKGRMSEEDKTATVNRLTASTDIEDAKKVDLVIEAAVENMEIKTKIFAQLDEITPEHTILASNTSSLPITEIAAATKRPKQVIGMHFMNPVPVMKLVEIIRGLATTDEVYQVIEDMTKSLNKVPVEVEDFPGFVSNRILMPMINEAIYTLYEGVASKEAIDEVMKLGMNHPMGPLTLADFIGLDTCLYIMETLHEGFGDDKYRPCPLLRKYVKAGWLGKKTGRGFYSYE
- a CDS encoding TetR/AcrR family transcriptional regulator, with the protein product MIRGAVSLFKQKGFHRTTTREIAKAAGFSIGTLYEYIRTKEDVLYLVCDSIYEQVRLELEELDVGKGTIESLRLGIAHYFKVMDRMQDEVLVMYQEAKSLSKDALPYVLRKELEMVGMVEDLIKGCVESGKLGLDENQCHMLAQNVFVQGQMWGFRRWAMQKRFTLEEYIDLQIELLFAGIIGFEKQGRTGGVI
- a CDS encoding acyl-CoA dehydrogenase, with the translated sequence MELRFTEEQQMMRKMVRDFAETEIQPFIEKMEAGEFPRDILKKMAELGLMGITIPEKYGGSEMDFTSYIIAIHELSKVSATIGVILSVHTSVGTNPILYFGNEEQKQKYLPKLATGEYLGAFCLTEPSAGSDAKSLKSRAEKRGDHYVVNGSKVFITNGGEADTYIVFATTDSTKGSRGVSAFIVEKDTPGLVIGKDEHKMGLHGSRTVQLTFEDMKVPAENLLGEEGEGFKIAMANLDVGRIGIAAQALGIAEAAFDYSTAYAKERVQFGKPIAAQQGIGFKLADMATAVEGSKLLVYRAANLRSSNISCGKEASMAKLFASKTAVEVSTEAIQVYGGYGYTKEYPVERLFRDAKVTEIYEGTSEIQRMVIGKHLLV
- a CDS encoding acetyl-CoA C-acetyltransferase encodes the protein MGKTVILDGARTPFGKFGGSLSSFTASELGGFAVKEALKRAGVNGEEVEEVILGSVLQGGQGQIPSRQASRHAGLPWNVKTETINKVCASGMRSVTLGDQIIRAGDGEVIVAGGMESMSNAPYILPKARWGFKMGDSQVKDLMVHDGLTCSFNNVHMGTYGNETAKEFELSREDQDEWALRSHQRAVKATEEGVLGEEIVAVEVPQRKGDPVVVAKDEAPRKETSIEALAKLGPVFGSEGTITAGNAPGVNDGAAAMVLMSEERAVKEGKQPLATILGHTAIAVEAKDFPQTPGLVINELLKKTGKSLEEIDLFEINEAFAAVALTSGKIAGLNSEKVNVNGGAVALGHPIGASGARIILTLAYELKRRGGGIGIASICSGGGQGDAIMIEVAKQ